The Sulfurimonas aquatica genomic sequence ATCGTAAAAACGCAGACCTCCTACAAGTTTATAAGCTATTCCTGCACGGTTTAAGCCCTCTTCAATAGAACGACTTAAAACATTAACGCGATAAAGCACTGCTATCTCTTTTGCTCTTACGCCTGACTCTAAAAGTTTTCCAATTTTTGTCGCGATCTTACGTGCTTCTTCATTTTCATCATTTGAGTTTAGAGTAGTTACGTCATCACCGCCTCCACGAGTTGAAAGAAGTTTTTTACCTAAACGCGAGCGGTTATGTTCTATTAACGCATTTGCAACTTTTAGTATTGGACTACGTGAACGATAGTTCTCTTCAAGTTTGTAAACATTTGCACCTAAAAAATCTTGGTCAAACTCCATAATATTTCTTATGTGTGCGCCACGCCAACCGTATATACTTTGATCATCATCGCCAACAACACAGATATTATTGTGTGATGTACATAATTTTTGAATTAGTTTGAGTTGCAATTCATTTGTATCTTGGTACTCGTCTATCATAATGTACTGATACTTTTGTGACGTAGTTTTCGCTAATTCTGGATTATCATTCAATAATTTGTAAGTTAAAGCGATAAGATCGTCAAAATCAACAAGGTTGTTTTCATTTAAGTAATTTTCATACTCTCTATAAACTTCCGCTATCTGCTTGTAATTAAAAAGTTCTGCTTGCTTGTACGCATCATCTGGCGTTAGAAGTGAATTTTTATAACGCGAGATTTCACTTGCTATTAGAGGTGTTGGAAGCTCAGAATTTATCTTTTTTATAATTCGTTTTTTATCATCTGTGTCTATTACTACAAAGTTATTTTTTCTATTAAGAAGATGTATATTGAATTTTAAAAAAAGTAATCCAAACTTATGAAAAGTACAAAGTAGTGGAGGATATGCAACATTTTCTATCATAGCTAAAGAGCGTTCTTTCATCTCTTTTGCTGCCTTATTTGTAAATGTCAAAGTAAGCGTGTTTGAAGCGGGAATACCAATAACCTCAATGAGATATGCCAAACGCGAGATTATCGTTGTAGTTTTTCCACTCCCAGCACCAGCAAGTATTAGAACTGGACCCTCTGTTTGTTTTACTGCATTTGTTTGAGACTCATTTAATCTATTAAATATTTTTTCCATTTATAACCACTATTTTGTTGAAGTTATTAATATTATAACTAAAAAAGCTAAAATTATTACAAAACTATTGTAATAAATATAATTATGAGTTATAATTTCATTATCAATATTACTTATAGGAATTATTATGTTAAAAGATTTTGCAAAATTACAAACATTTTTAATGGTCATAAAAGAGAAAAGTTTTTCGAAAGCTTCTGCAAAGTTAGGCATATCTCAACCAGCTGTTACACAACAGATAAAATTTATCGAAGACTATTTAGACACTAAAATTGTAGATAGAAAAAAGAATGGAATTATCCTTACAAAAGAGGGTGAAGATCTTTTTAGAATCGCATTAAAACTTGAAAAAGCGATACAAAGCAGTGAGAAAGAGCTTCTAAAAATCATAAATAAAGAGTTTACGTTTGTTATGGGTTCATCATTTTCAATAGGTAACTATATCCTTCCTAATTATCTAGGAGAGATTAAAAAACGTATCGATAATGAAGTATTTATGAATGTAGATCTATCGTGCAATATTATTGATCAACTAGAAGATAAGAAGATAGACGTGGCGCTAATTGAATCACCTGTATTTAAAGATGGCATAGTTTATAGAGAATGGGTTGAGGACGAACTTGTAGTTTTTTCAAATAAACCGCTTAAAAAACAGCTTAACGCTGATGATTTAATGGAATTTGACTGGATATGTAGAAATGAAGATTCACATACTCGAAAACTTACTTCTGAAGTATTTGAAGAGATGGGCGTACAGTGTAACAACTTTAACGTACTTGGAGTTCTAGCGAGTCAAACTGCTATAAAAGAGTCAATCTTACATGCAGATAAAAGTTCAGAGAGACCAGTTGTTTCCATAATGTCACGTCACGTACTTAAAACAGAGTTAGAAAATGGCACTCTTTTTGAGGCAAAACTAAAAAATCACAAGATTAATAGACACCTTTACATAGCGTATATGAAAGAAAGAAAGCATGACGCTTTTGTAGATAACGTAGTTAACTTTTTGTTATCTTTAAATAAAGTCTAAATTTACTTTTTAATAAACTTAGAATTTTCTGGGTTATTTAAAAATGACTCCATGGAGTTTTTTACTCCTGGTTCATCCCCTTCAACGACCTCTTTTTGAACTTCTTCCTTGTACACAGATAGGTTAATTAGGACTGGCGTCTCATCAATTATTATCTGCATAATACTTATAAGCGGTACAGTTACTATACTTCCATAGTTGTCTGCTCCAAATCCTGCTTCAAAAATCAGTAAGCCATCTTCAATTCGTGCGGTTTCAAATGTGTACCCAGCTAAGAAAAAAAGTGTCAAAGGGCGAAAATCACTATTTATATCCTCTGGGAGTTCTGGAGTGAAGTCTACCTCTTCAATTTTACAAAGAATACCAAAGTTTTGTTCTATTGAAAAGAAATGAATAATCACATCCTGTATGCTTTTTTTCATTATTTCTGCGAAATCTTTTTCGTATATTACATTTTCTAACAAATTATTTCCTCAATATTATCTTTTGCAATTATATCAAAATCTATCATGGCATTCATTAGCGCCACTTTAGAAAATGTTTTTAAATCTTGAACTTTTATATCTTTTTCAATGATTTTAGACTCTTCAAGTAATCTCTGCCTTACTGTCCCCTGAAGTAGTGGGCTCTTTGGCGTTAGCCATTTACTTCCATCGTAGAATGCGATATTTGCTATCGTAGTGTCTGTAATCAGAGCATTTTTAACTATTAAGATGTCATCACACTCTTCGCGTTTTTTAAAAAGCTCGTTAAGGCACTTCCTGTCCTCATATTTTATAGAATATTCTATGGTATTGTCATATACAAGTTTTAATCTCTTTATAGATCTTTTTTCATACTTTATATACTCAATATTTATTGTTTTTTCATTATAGAGGAGTCTACATTTATATACTCCACTAGAGGGAGGTTTTATGAGATCTTGAAGATTCCATATAGTAGTTGTGTTAAGTAAGTTTAAAACAGTATCTAAACGCCGTTGATGATAGAGTAGGTTCATAACCACTCCATCAACAATCTTTATTGTTTCAAGATAGTTTCTACTCACTAAATAGTTCTGTGCTTAGGTATCTCTCACCTGTATCACATAAAATAGTTACTAATGTTTTACCCTTAAATTCTGGACGCGATGCTACTTGCATAGTAGCCCAAACATTAGCACCAGCAGATATTCCAACTAATAGACCCTCTTTCTTAGCTAACATTCTTGCAGTTGCTATTGCATCTTCATTGCTCACCTTAATAACTTCGCTATATACAGAGGTATCTAAATTCTCAGGGATAAATCCAGCACCTATACCCTGTATTTTATGTGGGCCGGCTGCTTCACCAGATAAAACTGCAGATACTGATGGCTCAACTGCTATAATAGTAATATCAGCAATCTCTTCTTTTAAAACTTTTGACGTTCCAGTAAGAGTTCCTCCAGTTCCAACAGCTGCAACAAATGCATCAATTACTTTATCAGTATCACGAAGAATCTCTTTTGCTGTAGTTAGCATATGTATTTCAGGATTTGACTTATTATTAAACTGCTGTAAAACGATAGAATTATCAATTGTAGAGTTTAACTCATTTGCCTTTTCAATGGCACCTGTCATTCCTTTTGCAGCAGGAGTAAGTATAAGTTCTGCACCTAAAGCTTTTAGAAGATTACGTCTCTCAATACTCATAGACTCTGGCATAGTTAAAATTAACTTCAAGTTTTGAGCTGCACAGTTTGCAGCAAGAGCTATACCTGTATTTCCACTTGTCGGCTCTATTATTGTAGTGCCTTCTTTTATATCTCCAGATTCAATTGCTCTTCGAATCATGTTTAACCCAATTCTATCTTTTACTGAACTCGTTGGGTTCATAAATTCACATTTACCGATGATCGTAGCTCCAGTTAACTCAGATGCTGTGTTCAATCTAACTAATGGTGTGTTTCCTACTAAATCTGTTATATTATTTGCTATATTCATGATGATATTTCCTTAGTGGGCTATTCTACACTAAAATAGTTATATAGTAAATATTATTAGCCTAATTTTAGTACAATATTATCCTAAAAGAGGTAAATATGGCTATATATAACAGTGATGGAAAGAAATTAATTAATGTAGAATATGATGTTGTCCCTAAGGTAAATGACACTATAGATGGGATGAGAGTAATCTCAATTAACTCAAAAAATAATGATGAATATGTAGTTTTTTTACTCGAAAGTAATACTCGAGTGACTTGTTATATTTTTGATGAAATATTTATAATTGGGAAGTCTAGTAGTTTTGATAGTTTAAACGAAGCCGTAGAAGCATGGAATAACGACGAAATATAGATTGAGAAAGTTATAGAGAGTAAAACCGTGCCAAAGACACGGTTAAAAGATTACTTGTTACCGTTGTTATTTTTAGAAGGTTCAAGAATTGGCTCAAGTCCAACTTCTTTAGCCCATGCAGCTGTTAAATCATAAGCAGCTGATGCAGTATCAAGATTCTTTTGAATTAGTTCTTGTTTCTTCTTAAACTTTTTCTCAATAACTGAGTCAAGTGTAGCAGTACCACCAGATGCAGTATATTTCTTAAGGAATCTATCTTTAATTCCCTCTTCAATTGCAGCTTTAGAAACTGTACCAAGAGCACCAAACAGTGCACCTAACATAGCCATGTTAGTTGCAAGTTCAGTACCAGCTTGATCGATAGCAAACTGAGTAAAGTCTTTAGTAAGAACCTTAACATTTAAGTCAGATAAAACTTTCTTATCGTGTTCAGTTAAAAGCTCTACTTCAGAGTTAATGATAACTAAACCATTCTCTTTAATACCAGCGTAAAAAGGCATAGTGTATGATTTACCCATAGTAATAACTTGTGGGTGGAAAATCATAACAATATCAGGATAAATTACTTCCCCTCTATCGTAAATAGGCACTGTACCTATTCTTGCATAAGACTCTGATGGAGCCATACGTTTTTCAGCACCAAAGAATGGATTTGAAACAGCATAGTAACCATCAGTATCAGCAGCAGTTGCAGCAATGTGAGCTGCAGTAACTGCACCTTGACCACCAAGACCCGGAAGTCTTACTTTAATTGAATCTTTTGCCATTATAAACGTCCTTCTTCTTTACATTTTGCTAAAAACTCTTCAGCTTCTGGTGAAATATATTTGTAAGACTCAAATCTATCTTTGTCTTGCTCTTTCATTTCTCCAAGTCCTTCATTAGCACTTAGTCCAATTTCAAGAATACATGGTGTATAGATGTTAAGGAAAGTTGGTCCGATTTCTCTTGCAACTAATATCGCTTCTCTAACTGCTTTAGCAACTGCTTTAGGAGCAGAAGCTGTCATGTTTATAGAATAGTGACATCCTGATGTAGTAGCTAGCTTCCACATTGGCACTTTATCGAACTTTTTACCAGTTGGAGCCATTTTAAATACTTGACCTTTTGGTGTAGCACCTGATTCTTGTCCACCAGTATTTGCGTAAACTTCATTATCGAAACAGATTGTTGTAATGTTTTCTTGTCTAAAGAAAGATTGAAGTGTATAGTCAAGACCGATATCAACAGTAGCACCGTCTCCCGCTAAAACAACAACATCTTTTTCAGTATCTGGAAATCTCCAGTCAAGAACTCTTTTGATACCAGTTGCAACAGCATTTTGGTTACCAAATAGTGAGTGCACAGTATGTAGTGCAATATGTGGGAACATTAATGAAGTACAACCAGTTGAGTTAACAATGATAGTCTCTTCAGGTTTAGGAAGTGCAGAAAGTACATATCTCAATGCAGCAGCTTCTGGACAACCAGCACATAAAGAGTGCTCTTCTAATAACTCTTTTGATTGTGGAAGTTCTTTAATACCACGAGGCTTGTCTTGATTTTGAGCCCATGTAGCTTTTTCCTCAAGATCAATAATCTCTTGAGGCATAATGTCTCTAAATTCTGGATTGATTTTATAGATATCTATTGCCATACTATGCTCCTTTACCTGGATTGATTTTTTCCATAACTTCTTTAATAATTGCTTCAGCAGGCATACTCATACCACCAGCAACTCTAGGTCCGCCAACGATGTCCGCTTCAGTTTTTTTGTAAAGTGCTTTTTTCACTTCTTTTTCTAACCAACCAACAACATTAAACTCAGGTACAAATATATGTTTTACACCTTCTAGTGCTGTAATAAGTTCTTCTTCTGGGAATGGTCTAATAGTTCTTAACTTAATAACTTTAGATTTGATTCCAAGTTTCATTAGTTCTCTTTCAGCCTCTTTAGCTTGATGAGAAGCAGTACCACAAGTAACAAATGCGATTTCAGCGTCTTCACTACCTGTTGTATGAACTAGACCATCTAGGAAGTGCTCAGCATATGGACGTGAACGTTCAACTGCAGATCTAATTTCAAACTGCCAAGAAGCATGTGTTGCATAAGAGATATAGTTAGACTTCATTACGAATGGATCTCTTAAGAAACGTCCCGGAGGTGTTTCTGAATCAATCGGAGGTAATGGAGACTTATATGGCTCATATGGGAAGAGTGCGATATCATCAGCAGGAAGCATTACTGCCTCTCTAGTGTGAGATACAAAGAATCCATCAACTACAGTAATAATAGGCACATGAACATCAGGCTTTTCAGCTACAACGAATGCTGCAATTGACATGTCAAAAAGTTCTTGAACATTTTCAGCATACCAAATCTGGCATCCAGTCTCTAGCATATAAGAAACTTCCAAGTTATCTGGTTGAATAGTAAGTGGTGAGTTAATACCACGAGCCATTAGAATCAGTTGACATGGAATTCTAGTTCCTGACCACTGAGCAAAGTTTTCCATTGCTCTTAGTGTACCTGGACCTGAAGTAGTTGTAATTGTTCTAGCACCTGCCATTGCACAACCTGCAACTTCAGACATAACACCAAACTCATTCTCTCCACGGAAGTATGTACCTACATAACCCTCTGCCCATAGTTCACCGATAAGGTGAGCTGCTTCAGATTGTGGTGTAATTGGGTACGATACTGATGCATCAACTGTACATCTTTTTACCGCTTCTTTTAAAACTTCAGAACCTGTCATGAAGTGTTTTTCTCTTGGTGCTTCAAATAATAATTCGTCCGCTGTAACTAGTCTTTGTCCAGACCAGTTATGCGTATCTGTCATATCAGTAATTTTACTCATATTATAATCCTAGTTCTTTTTTTACTTCTCTAGCTATTTTATTGAATTTTTCAAGTTCTGATGAATGCTGGTCTCTTAATGTAGCCATAGCATCTTCGTGTCCTGATAAACCACAAATAGCAACTGTATAACAATCTGTCTCTGATCTAACCATTTTTAATGCAACATTTGCATAGTGACAGTGAACACCGATAAATATCGCTGCTTTAATATTGTTATGCCAAATTGTTAAGTTTGGGTGATTTGGATTGATCTCAACTTCTGCATCAATTTTTGGATACTTTGGTCTGTAATCATACATTGGAATCATGTTAGCGTTAAGAATTTCTGACATCTCTTTTATAAGAGTAGCTTTCTTTTTAGCTTCTTCGTTAAATCCGTATAGTACTTGTGGACCAGGGAAAATTGTTGCATTCTCTTTAGTCAACATAACTTTTGCAATTTCTCTCATTGCAATTTCTTCATCTACTATCTCTTCTAGTAAAAGTGCTTTTCCTTCTGGTGGTGTAATTACACCTTCATACGTAGCCGCAGGATACGGTGAATAATACGCGGGACCTTGGTTTGCCATAAGTTCTCCTATGATTTTTTTTAACTGTATTTTGAATTAAGTCTAAATTCTATACTTGTTTTTTTTAGTTTGAGCCATTTTTATCGAGATTTACTCTCGACAATAGAATGGGAGCTTAAACTTCTTTTGCTTCAGCCATTTCCATCGAAATACAATCTCGATTAAGTAGGTCAGAACATACGTACACACACAGTGCACACCCTTTACATCTATCTTCATCGACCCAAGATGTATTTCCAACTTTATCGAACATTAGCGTATTAGCTTCTGGACAATATAGTGTACACATATTACATTTATGCTCAGCACACTTGTCTGAATCAACTTTTGCTACATAATACATTTATTTACTCCTCATAATAACTTAAACATTGTTATTAAACCTGACAATAATATTTAACTGTCAAGTCCAATAATTCGCGATGTAGCCTCAAAAAAACTATAAATAAATCTATTAGTCAGCTACATTTTATGTTTTATAAAAAGAATTCTACTCAAAAAACCTTTTAGTGTTCTTTAAATTTAAAAAAAGAGAGAGGGATTGGAAATTTGTGTGTAGTTATTTTTTCTTGCGCACTTTAGAAACTCTACTTTTATTTTCTTTATATTTATAACTTTTTAACTTTTCAATAATTTGAAAAGAGAGTTCATGTATTTCACTTATTTTACACTCTTCTTCTTTATAGAAGTGTTCTCTATTCTTTTCAAACTTTCCCATCAGCTCTAAAAAATCAATCTTATCTAAAAAAGGGTATTTATGTGTTGATTTTTCCTCTCCAAGTACCCACTCGGATAATACACATACAACTAAAAACTCTGGCAGGTAAGCAGGTTTATTTTTATAGTGATTTCTTACTTTTTGAGCCATAATATCATAATAGGCAATTAAAGGTTCCTCTTTTTTAGTTAAGTGCTTAAGTTCTGGATATATTTTTGTTGCTTGTGATATATTAATTAAGTAATCTACATTCACAACACATTCTTGTAAATCTTCAAGTAGCTTTTGTAGTGTTTTGTAAACATATGCTATCTCTTCGTTTTCTTTAAATAGTGGCTCCATAGCCACTTCATCTACTTGTGCAAAATATCTTTCAAGAGCTGTTCTAGAAAAAACAAGTAGTGCTTCACTTTTTACATCACGAAGGATAGAAGACTTGATTCTATTTTTACAATTTTCATTAATAAAGTTATGTGTTGGAATTACACTCATATTAACTCCTAGTTGTGAGTTTATTCTCTTTTATCTTTTTAATCATACTTGATATGAATGAAATTTTTTCATTTTCTGCTTGTAAAGATGACTTTGCATTAAAATTAAAAGTATCCATTTTTTCACCTAAAAAGCCTGTATTAAACTTTCCAGCTTTAAAGTCGGCATCTCTTACTATCTCTCTATGCAGTGATATGTTTGTTTTAACTCCATCTATATTGTATTCATCAAGTGCACGCTTTGCTTTTTTCACCGCACCTTCCCAATCTAGTGCAGATACAATAAGTTTACCCATCATAGAATCATAATTTGTAGGTAGTTCATACCCTTCATATAAAGAAGAGTCTATTCTAACCCCTGGTCCACCTGGCGTTAGATAGTTAGTAATAGTTCCACCTGAAGGCATAAAGTTGTTTTGTGGGTCTTCAGAGTTTATTCTAAACTCTATTGCATAACCACGGAACTTTATCTCTTCTTGTAAAAAGTGTAGCTTATCTCCGCCAGCAATTTCTATCATTCTTTGAATTAAATCAACCCCTGTAATAACTTCAGTGACAGGGTGCTCAACTTGAACTCTAGTATTCATCTCAATAAAGTATATATTGTCATCTTCATCCACTAAAAATTCAACTGTTCCAACACTTTCATATCCTAATCTAAACATAGCCTTTGTTGAAACTCTGTATATCTCTTTTCGAACAGTGTCACTTAAGAGTGGTGATGGAGCAATCTCTATTACCTTTTGATGACGTCTTTGAATCGAGCAATCTCTCTCACCTAGGTGAACTACATTACCATAGCTATCAGCAATAACTTGTACCTCTATATGTCTAGGGTTCTCAACATACTTCTCTATAAAAACTTCAGTTTTACCAAAATATTTTAGAGACTCGTTTGTTGCTTCATCAAACATTTTAGAGAATTCTTTTGCCTTTTTAACGATTCTCATTCCTCTACCACCACCACCAAACGCAGCTTTAATAATTACAGGAAAACCTATCTCGTTAGCGATTCCCTCACCCTCAGCTTTGTCAACAACCGGTGTATCCGTACCTTCTAGCACTGGAACACCAATTTTCTTCATAGCAACCTTTGATGCCATTTTGTCACCAAATAGTTCTATATGCTCAGCTTTTGGACCTATAAAAATAATGTCGTTTTCTAAACACGCAGTAGCAAACTCAGCACTCTCAGATAAAAAACCATAACCAGGGTGTATTGCATCACAACCTGCTTTTTTTGCGATTGATAAAATTGGCTCAAAATCGAGATAAGCTTGAACTGGATTACCCATTATTGGATAGCACTCATCAGCTTTTCTTACCCAAACACCATCTACATCAGCTTCTGAAAAGACAACTACACTTGTTATTTCAAGTTCTTTACAAGCTCTAATAATACGTAAAGCGATTTCACCTCTATTTGCGATTAAGACTTTTGATATTTTCTTCATGACTAAGCTCCAAAAATTTAAGATAGTATAATTTTAGTATTATTTAAAAGTTTTATCTTCACTACTTTTGCTTTATTAGTTATCTATTCTTGTTATATTTATCTTCTTATTATGCTATATTAATAGGCTATTGTTGATATTAGAATATTTATAAAAAAAGTACTTGCAAGTTAGAGCTGTATGTTTAGCATGATAGAAGTGTTTATATGTGAAGTATAACACCATTAACAGGTGTTATCTAAGGGACTAGTTTCCCATCTCTTTTAAATATCGTTTATACTCAATATTTTTCAGTTTTTCTGATTTAGCATCGACTTGTGCTTTCATCTCTTGTTTATAGAGTGCTATTTTCTCTCTCAAAGTGCTATCTGAAGAGCCAATAATTTGTGCAGCTAAGATACCTGCATTTTTAGCACCATTTATCGCAACTGTTGCTACGGGAACACCACCTGGCATCTGTACTATTGAAAGAAGAGAATCCATTCCTTCCAATGAAGATCCTTTAACGGGTACGCCAATTACAGGTAAAACTGTCTCTGAAGCAACCATACCTGGTAAGTGAGCAGCTCCACCAGCACCAGCGATGATTACTTTCAAACCCCTAGCCTCTGCACTTTTAGAATATTCAACTAGCTTTTCTGGTGTTCTGTGTGCAGATACAATATCTAATTCAAATTCAATTTCAAACTCTTCACAGATTGCTGCTGCAGCACTCATAACTGGTAAATCAGAGTCACTTCCCATAATAATTCCAACTAATGGTTTACTCATATTTTCTTGCTTCCTTTAATTTTTAAAATATCTTTTGCTCTCATCGCTTTTTCTAACGCCATATCTATATCATCATCAAGAATTGTTACATGACCCATTTTACGATAAGGCTTTGTAAAAGTTTTTCCATAGAAGTGAAAAGACAACTCTGGGATCTCTAATGCATCATGAATACCCTCAATAAATGGCTCACCCTCATAGCCTTCTTCTCCAAGTAAGTTAATCATTACAGCCGGAGAGATTAGCTTCGTCGAACCCAATGGTAGATTTGTCACAGCTCTTATTATCTGCTCAAATTGTGAAGTTGCACATGCTTCAACTGTGTAGTGTCCTGAGTTGTGAGGTCTTGGAGCGATTTCATTCACTAAGATTTCTCCCTTTTTAGTTAAAAAAAGTTCAACAGCAAAAATTCCAACACCCTCTAAAGCTTCTATAGACTTAACGGAAATTTCAATGGATTTTTTTTCAACTTCTTTAGAAATCTTTGCAGGTGCCATAACGATATCACAGATGTTAGTTCTATCGTCAAATAGCATCTCGACAACTGGATAACATTTAGTTTGTCCCTCTATATTTCTAGCGACAATAACAGCAAGTTCTTTGTCAATGTCAACAAGTTCTTCAATGAATGATTCTGTTGGCAAGCGATATGCAAGATCAGCTTTAGTTTTAATCATCTGGACACCCTTGCCATCATAGCCACCCATTTTTGCTTTTTGTATAACAGGGAATCCAAATGCAGATAAATCTTCATCATTTTCTACATTTTTATATTTAGGTACGGGAATACCTTTCTCATCAAGTAGTTTCTTTTGCTCATACTTATTTTGGATTAACTCGATTATATAAGGAGATGGATGAATAATATGTCCATTGTCAAATAACTCTTTTAAAATAGAAGTATCTACATGCTCTAATTCGAAAGTCGTAACGTCTGTCTCTTGTACTAATTGCTCAAGTTTCTCTTTATCATGGAATCCTCCCATAATATGCTTGTCAGATACTTGAGCTGCGGGACAATTAAATGTTGGATCTAAAATAGTGACATGAAAGCCCATCTTTTTGGCTTTTTGAGACATTATTTTGCCCAATTGTCCTCCGCCAATAATTCCTAGCTTTAGATTAGAATAGTTAAAATTTTTGTCCATTTTTTCTCTTTATATAGTAAATGCGATATTTTAACCTAATTAATTTGTTAACTATATAAATAGTTGCTGGTAAATAGAACTCTTGTAAATTTTTAGTTAACCTTTCCAGAGTACTGAAGGTTAATACTCTCTTGTCTTTGCTTCTCCCCTAGAAGTAACATAACATCAATAAGCATACATTTACCACCATATTTTTCTAAAAATTTTCTAATATCTACTTCCATATCTTTAAACTGCTCTGCTTCACATACGGTAAAGACATAGTTATTACTAAAAGCATCACTAACATCATCAGCAGTTCTAACGCCATGGCCTCCAGCACCTTCAATATCTTTAATAATGGTATA encodes the following:
- a CDS encoding thiamine pyrophosphate-dependent enzyme, with amino-acid sequence MAIDIYKINPEFRDIMPQEIIDLEEKATWAQNQDKPRGIKELPQSKELLEEHSLCAGCPEAAALRYVLSALPKPEETIIVNSTGCTSLMFPHIALHTVHSLFGNQNAVATGIKRVLDWRFPDTEKDVVVLAGDGATVDIGLDYTLQSFFRQENITTICFDNEVYANTGGQESGATPKGQVFKMAPTGKKFDKVPMWKLATTSGCHYSINMTASAPKAVAKAVREAILVAREIGPTFLNIYTPCILEIGLSANEGLGEMKEQDKDRFESYKYISPEAEEFLAKCKEEGRL
- a CDS encoding 2-oxoacid:acceptor oxidoreductase family protein — protein: MAKDSIKVRLPGLGGQGAVTAAHIAATAADTDGYYAVSNPFFGAEKRMAPSESYARIGTVPIYDRGEVIYPDIVMIFHPQVITMGKSYTMPFYAGIKENGLVIINSEVELLTEHDKKVLSDLNVKVLTKDFTQFAIDQAGTELATNMAMLGALFGALGTVSKAAIEEGIKDRFLKKYTASGGTATLDSVIEKKFKKKQELIQKNLDTASAAYDLTAAWAKEVGLEPILEPSKNNNGNK
- a CDS encoding 4Fe-4S dicluster domain-containing protein, which codes for MYYVAKVDSDKCAEHKCNMCTLYCPEANTLMFDKVGNTSWVDEDRCKGCALCVYVCSDLLNRDCISMEMAEAKEV
- a CDS encoding aminotransferase class IV family protein encodes the protein MSRNYLETIKIVDGVVMNLLYHQRRLDTVLNLLNTTTIWNLQDLIKPPSSGVYKCRLLYNEKTINIEYIKYEKRSIKRLKLVYDNTIEYSIKYEDRKCLNELFKKREECDDILIVKNALITDTTIANIAFYDGSKWLTPKSPLLQGTVRQRLLEESKIIEKDIKVQDLKTFSKVALMNAMIDFDIIAKDNIEEIIC
- a CDS encoding ATP-dependent helicase, yielding MEKIFNRLNESQTNAVKQTEGPVLILAGAGSGKTTTIISRLAYLIEVIGIPASNTLTLTFTNKAAKEMKERSLAMIENVAYPPLLCTFHKFGLLFLKFNIHLLNRKNNFVVIDTDDKKRIIKKINSELPTPLIASEISRYKNSLLTPDDAYKQAELFNYKQIAEVYREYENYLNENNLVDFDDLIALTYKLLNDNPELAKTTSQKYQYIMIDEYQDTNELQLKLIQKLCTSHNNICVVGDDDQSIYGWRGAHIRNIMEFDQDFLGANVYKLEENYRSRSPILKVANALIEHNRSRLGKKLLSTRGGGDDVTTLNSNDENEEARKIATKIGKLLESGVRAKEIAVLYRVNVLSRSIEEGLNRAGIAYKLVGGLRFYDRAEIKDLISYIRVITNNHDDFSLKRIVNKPKRGLGKASVDKIELAAHANETSIYEYIKNSDISTLEGLVKKKNSLTLKEFVKNIDMVAKAALESTYEFIDLLEDTFHLKDIYKGTQDESDRILNMDEFYGLFRDFIKKSPDSSLDEFLNELTLQSEQDQVEGESIYMMSIHASKGLEFEHVFIIGLEEGFLPLIGDGSDLEEERRLGYVSMTRAKETLTLSHAASRFYKGRRSDLQKSRFFNEAGLCDGSLIVEKNTAFKKGDLVRHKVFGTGRVAGVSRAGREFKLNINFAGTKRDILASFVERL
- a CDS encoding transketolase C-terminal domain-containing protein, producing the protein MSKITDMTDTHNWSGQRLVTADELLFEAPREKHFMTGSEVLKEAVKRCTVDASVSYPITPQSEAAHLIGELWAEGYVGTYFRGENEFGVMSEVAGCAMAGARTITTTSGPGTLRAMENFAQWSGTRIPCQLILMARGINSPLTIQPDNLEVSYMLETGCQIWYAENVQELFDMSIAAFVVAEKPDVHVPIITVVDGFFVSHTREAVMLPADDIALFPYEPYKSPLPPIDSETPPGRFLRDPFVMKSNYISYATHASWQFEIRSAVERSRPYAEHFLDGLVHTTGSEDAEIAFVTCGTASHQAKEAERELMKLGIKSKVIKLRTIRPFPEEELITALEGVKHIFVPEFNVVGWLEKEVKKALYKKTEADIVGGPRVAGGMSMPAEAIIKEVMEKINPGKGA
- a CDS encoding carbon monoxide dehydrogenase beta subunit family protein, whose translation is MANQGPAYYSPYPAATYEGVITPPEGKALLLEEIVDEEIAMREIAKVMLTKENATIFPGPQVLYGFNEEAKKKATLIKEMSEILNANMIPMYDYRPKYPKIDAEVEINPNHPNLTIWHNNIKAAIFIGVHCHYANVALKMVRSETDCYTVAICGLSGHEDAMATLRDQHSSELEKFNKIAREVKKELGL
- the cysK gene encoding cysteine synthase A, which codes for MNIANNITDLVGNTPLVRLNTASELTGATIIGKCEFMNPTSSVKDRIGLNMIRRAIESGDIKEGTTIIEPTSGNTGIALAANCAAQNLKLILTMPESMSIERRNLLKALGAELILTPAAKGMTGAIEKANELNSTIDNSIVLQQFNNKSNPEIHMLTTAKEILRDTDKVIDAFVAAVGTGGTLTGTSKVLKEEIADITIIAVEPSVSAVLSGEAAGPHKIQGIGAGFIPENLDTSVYSEVIKVSNEDAIATARMLAKKEGLLVGISAGANVWATMQVASRPEFKGKTLVTILCDTGERYLSTELFSE
- a CDS encoding LysR family transcriptional regulator, producing MLKDFAKLQTFLMVIKEKSFSKASAKLGISQPAVTQQIKFIEDYLDTKIVDRKKNGIILTKEGEDLFRIALKLEKAIQSSEKELLKIINKEFTFVMGSSFSIGNYILPNYLGEIKKRIDNEVFMNVDLSCNIIDQLEDKKIDVALIESPVFKDGIVYREWVEDELVVFSNKPLKKQLNADDLMEFDWICRNEDSHTRKLTSEVFEEMGVQCNNFNVLGVLASQTAIKESILHADKSSERPVVSIMSRHVLKTELENGTLFEAKLKNHKINRHLYIAYMKERKHDAFVDNVVNFLLSLNKV